The nucleotide window ACCGGTACGCACGAAGACCAGCAGCCAGCGGGTGTCCAGCTTCCCCGCGTCCTGGTCACGGTTGGAGTCGGTGTCCGCGACGAACCAGCGGGGCCAGCCGGCCTTCTTCGGGATCGTGTACGTGGCATCGGTCAGCTCCAGCGGCCGGTGGGCCGGGTTGCCTTCCGGGCTGTTCTTCTGCCGCGCCTTGAGACCCGCCTGGTTGATCGCACCGAGCGAACCGGTCACCCGGTCCGCGTCCAGCGCCGGATCGTACGCCTTGTCCGCCTTGTTGTAGGCGCTCGTGAAGTCCTCCAGGGCCCGTGCGGCCTCAGACTTCGTCGCTCCCGGTACGACTTCCAGCTCGCCGTGCACCGTCACGCAGCCGCTCGCCGTCACGCTCAGCACTGTCGCCGTCGCGAGCCCCGCCGCCAGTCGCCCCAGCCTTCTCATCCGTTGCTTTCTGCGCCTTCTGATCCGTCGCCCGCACTGACCGTCCGAACCCTACCGGGGCGAGGAACAGCGCGAGCGTGGGGACCAGATACAGCGCCCACACCGTGACCTGAAGAACGGTCGGATCGGGCTGGAAGTTGAACACGCCCTTCAGCAGCGTTCCGTACCAGCTGTCGGGCGGGACCGCGGCGCTGACGTCGAAGGCCTTGTTCCGCAGACCGGCCAGGAACTCCGCCTCCTGGAGGTCGTGCACGCCGTACGCCAGCACACCGGCCGCCACCACGACCAGCATCCCGCCCGTCCAGGTGAAGAATCTCGCGAGGTTGATCCGCAGCGCCCCGCGATAGAACAGCCACCCCAGCACGACGGCGGTGGCGATCCCGAGAAGGACCCCGATCAGCGGCGACGAGGACCCCTCGCCGCTCGCCCGCACCGACGCCCACACGAACAGCGCGGTCTCCAGGCCCTCACGGCCCACCGCCAGGAAAGCCGTCGCCACGAGCGCGCCGGTGCCCATCGCGAGCGCCGCGTCGAGCTTTCCGTGCAGCTCCGCCTTCAGATGCCGCGCGGTGCGGCGCATCCAGAAGACCATCCACGTCACCAGGCAGACCGCGATGATCGACAGCGAACCGCCCAGCGCCTCCTGCGCCTTGAACGTCATCTCCTGCGAACCGAATTCCAGCGCGGCACCGAAGGCCAGCGAGATCGCACAGGCGATCCCGATGCCCGTCCACACCGGGCGCAGCGCGTCACGGCGTTCCGTCTTGACCAGGTAGGCGACGAGGACGCACACGACGAGGCTGGCCTCCAGCCCCTCGCGCAGGCCGATCAGATAGTTGCCGAACATGCCGGTCCTTCCGCAGTGCGGACCAAGGGAACGTGGTTCACGAGAACAGGGCCCGGCCCCACCAGTCGTCCTTGTCACGGACGCCCGGCGGGACGGCGAACACGGCCGAACCCACGTGCTGGATGTACTCGTTGAGCGCGTCGTGCGCCGCCAGACTCCGCTGCACCGGAATGAAGCCGGTGCGGACATCACGCTGGTACGCCAGGAAGAACAGGCCCGCGTCGAGCCGCCCGAGGCCGTCCGTACCGTCGGTGAAGGAGTAGCCGCGGCGCAGGATCGTCGCCCCGTCGTTGGTGTCCGGGTGCGCGAGACGTACGTGCGCGCTCGGCAGCATCGCCTTGAGGAAGGGCTCGTCGCGTTCCTTCGCCTTCCCGACCGGTGCGCCCTCGCCCTTGTCCCGGCCGAAGATGTCCTCCTGCTCCTGGAGCGGAGCCCGGTCCCAGGTCTCGATGTGCATCCGGATGCGCCGGGCGACGAGGTAGGACCCTGCGCTCATCCAGCCGGAGCCGTCCCGTTCGCCGACCCAGACGTGCTTCTTCAGGGCTGCCGCGTCGGTACCGGAGACGTTCCTGGTGCCGTCCTTGAAGCCCATCATGTTGCGCGGGGTCTGCTCCTCGGGCGTGGTCGACGAGGTCTTGCCGAAGCCCAGCTGCGACCACCGGATCGCCGTACGCCCCATGCCGATCCTGGCGAGGTTGCGGATGGCGTGCACCGCGACCTGCGGGTCGTCCGCGCACGCCTGGACGCACAGGTCACCGCCGCTGCGGCTCGCGTCGAGATTGTCGCCGGGGAACTTCGGCAGCTCGACGAGTGCCTCGGGGCGCCGGTCCTCCAGCCCGAACCGGCCCTTCGCGAAGAGGGAGGGGCCGAAGCCGATGGTGAGGGTCAGACGGGAGGGCTTGAGGCCGAGCGCCTCGCCCGTGTCGTCCGGCGGAGCCTCCGGCAGCCCTCCGTACGCCCCCTCGCCCACCGGGTGTCCGGCCGTCATCAGTTCGGCGGCCCGGGTCCACTCCTGGAGCAGGGCGGCCAGTCGGGCCCGGTCCTGCGTCGTCACGTCGAACGCCGCGAAGTGCAGCCGGTCCTGCACGGCGGTGGCGATCCCGGCCTGGTGCGGACCGTGGAACGGCACCTCGGCGCCGCTCGGCCCGACGGGCGCCGTGGCCCCCTCGGAGCGCACCGCGGCGACCGCGCCGCCGGCCGCGACGGCGCCGAGCGCGAGCCCGGAGCCGCCCCAGCCGAGCAGGGCACGGCGCGAGGGGCCGTGGTGCCCGTCCGGGGAGGACCGGTCCGGCGCTCCGGATGGGTTCCGCGCGTCCTGGGACATGAGAGGCAGCCTCCTCGCCGTTGTTACTTCGTCACCGCGGCGGCGAGCCGGGACAGCGGCTCCGCGAGCGCGTTGACCGCGTCCAAGAGCTCCTTGCGGTCCGCCTTGCCGACCTTGTCGTACGGGGTGAACTCGTAGGAGTCCTTGTCCTCGCGGTAGGTGTCCAGGAGCGTGTTCAGCGCGGCGAACTGCGTGTCCAGGGAGGCGGTCAGCGCGGCGTCGTTCTTCGACGCGACCGGCTTCAGCAGCGCGTACGACTTCTCCGCACCCTCGACGTTCGCCTTGAAGTCGACGAGGTCGGTGTGGCTGTAACGCTCCTCCTCACCGGTGACCTTGCCGGTCGCGACCTCGTCGAGGAGTTCCTTGGCGCCGTTGGCCATCGAGGTGGAGGTGATCTCCGCCTTGCCGACGCGGTTCTGCCAGTCGACGAGGTCCTTGTAGAGGACGGGCGCGAGGGCCTTCTCCTCGGCACCCAGCTTCTCGTCCTGCCACAGTGCCTTCTCCAGGCGGTGCCAGCCGGTCCACTCCTGGCCCTCCTCCAGGCCGTCCGCGCGGACGTCGACCTTCGGGTCGATGTCACCGAAGGACTCCGCGACCGGCTCGGTGCGCTCCCAGCCGATACGGGAGTCGGCGTACGCCTTCTTCGCGGCCTCGATGTCACCGGCGGCGACGGCGTCGGTGAAGACCTTCACCCTGGGCAGCGTCTCGTCGGCCTGCGCCTGCACATAGGTGCGGTACTCGGCGACGGCCTTGTCCATCTCCGGGCTGCGCTCGGCCGCCGCGGCGCCGGTGACCTCGATCTTCTGCCGGATGCCGTGCCCCTTCATACCGGGCTTGCAGGCGATCTCGTACGAACCGGCCTTCACCTCGGCGGTGATCGTCGCCTTGGTGCCGGGGCCGATGTTCTCGCGCTCGGTGACGATGCGGTCGTCCGGGAAGAGGACGTAGACCTCGGTGACCTTCGATCCCTTGTTCTCGACGGCCAGTTCGACATGGCCGGCGGGGATCTTCGTCTTCGAGACCTCGCAGGAGTCGTCCTTCGCTACGACCTGGACCGCGCCGTCGCCCTTGGCGTCGCTCTTCTCGGCGCAGCCGGTGACGGCGGTCAGTGCGGCCACGGTCGCGGCGGCGGTGACGACGGACAGACGAACGGCTCGCATGCGGGCTCCACGGAATGAGGTCGAAGGGGATTGTCGAAGGGAATGGGGGACAGCCGGGCAAAGCCGGGTGAGGCAAACCTAACTTAACCGAGCCTTACCTTACCCGTACCCCCTCTGGAGGTGATTCGGCTCTCATCTTCCGCGGCGAAGAACGACCTGGTCACAGTCGCCCCATCAGCGACCCAGGGGCGGGTCAAGCAATGGTCAAGCGCCCCTTGCCGGTACGACGGGAGGCACTCCGGTCCGCGGGTGCGGGAAGACGTCGACCGGCTGCCGGCAGACCTCTCCGGGCGGCTTCCGGCGCCGGCGCCGTCGTGGCCGCCGGTACGGCCCTGTCGCGCCTGGGGAGCCCGTACGGTGCTTGAATGCGCGTGTGAACGACTTCGGCGTACCCGACGGCATCGACGTCCTGCGTGTGTTCTGCGGTCCGGACGGGCGGCACGGCAATGCGCTCGGCGTCGTGCGCGAGGGGGGCGCGTACCCCGGCGAGGCGTCCCGGCAGACGCTGGCGCGCACGCTCGGCTTCAGCGAGACGGTGTTCGTCGACGATCCGGAGCGCGGGCGCGTCGACATCTACACGCCGGGGCTGCGCCTGCCCTTCGCCGGGCATCCGCTCGTCGGCGCGGCCTGGCTCCTCGACCTGGAGGTCCTGGAGCTGCCGGTGGGAGACGTGTTCGCCCGCCAGGACGGCGAGTTCACCTGGATCACCGCCCGCCCGGAGTGGGCGCCGCCGAGGGCGCTGGAGCAGTACGCGTCGGCCGCCGAGGTCGAGGCGCTGACGGGACCGCCGCCCGGCGAGGGGTGGCTCTACGTATGGGCCTGGGAGGACGAGGCCGGGGGCCGCGTCAGGGCGCGCGCCTTCCCCCGGAGGGGCGAGGGCATCGTGGAGGACGAGGCGACCGGCGCTGCGGCGTTGCTGCTCAGTGCCGCGCTCGGCCGGGCCCTGAACATCAGACAGGGACGCGGCTCCCAGATCCTCACGGCGCCCGGGCCCGACGGCACGGTGGAGGTAGGGGGCCGCGTCCTTCTGCTGCGGGCGGTTCCGGCCGCGGTGTGAGTGCGGCCTGGTGCGTCAGGCGCTGAGCGGGAAGACCTCGCCCAGCTCGCGGAAGACGGCGGTGTTCAGCGCGAAGGCGCGCTTGCACTCGTCGATGATGCGCTGCTTCTCCAGATCGTCCGCGTCCACCGCGTCCAGCAGCTCCCGGTAACCCCGCTTGAACGCGGCCGGGTTGGCGATCTCCTCGAAGACGTAGAACCGCACCCCGTCACCCTTGCGCGCGAAGCCCCAGGTCTTCTCCGCCTTGTCGCGGATGATCTGGCCGCCCGAGAGGTCGCCGAGGTAGCGCGTGTAGTGGTGCGCGATGTAACCGGCGGGCCAGGTGCGGGCGCACTCGGCGACCCGCTCCGCGTACGCGGCCGTGGCGGGCAGCGGCGCCAGGCCCTCGCGCCAGCCGGGACCGCGCAGATGTGCGAGGTCCCGCTCCAGCTCGGTGCTTCGCATCAGCTCGGACCGTATGAAGGGACCGGCGGCCGGGTCGCTCCGCAGGGACTCCGCACCGTCCTCCAGCGCCCGGTACACGAACCACAGCTGTTCGGTGTAGCGCGTGTACGCGTCCACGCCCAGGCGTCCGCCGAGCAGGTCGCCCATGAACGTCGAGGTCTCCGCCTCGGTGTGCTGTTGGTGCGACGCCGTGCGGATGAGCGTGGAGAAGGGGGTGGCGGTGCCGGGTGCGTCCAAGGCGGGCCTCCGAAGACCAGGGAACGGGAAGTCCGGAAGAAGTCCAGAAAGAGACGGACGTATCGGATCTGCCGCCAACGGTGGACAGCAGCGCTCGCGATACGTCGATCTTCCTGCTTAGGCGTACCTAAGTCAACTGGTTCCCGACTGTCTGTCGGTAAAAAGATACGCCCGGACGCACCGGCGCGGGAGGTTACGGAAGAGTGAGGATCTCCGCCCCCGTCTCCGTCACCACCAGCGTGTGCTCGAACTGCGCCGTCCGCCTGCGGTCCTTCGTCACCACGGTCCAGCCGTCGTCCCACATGTCGTGCTCATGGGTGCCGAGCGTCAGCATCGGCTCGATCGTGAACGTCATCCCGGGCTGCATCACCGTGGTGGCGTGCGGGCTGTCGTAATGGGGAACGATGAGACCGGAGTGGAACGAGGAATTGATCCCGTGCCCGGTGAAGTCCCGCACCACCCCGTAACCGAAGCGCTTCGCGTACGACTCGATGACCCGGCCGATCACGTTGATCTGGCGCCCCGGGCGCACTGCCTTGATGGCCCGGCTCAATGCCTCCCGGGTGCGCTCGACGAGCAGGCGCGACTCCTCGTCGACCTCACCGCACAGATACGTGGCGTTGTTGTCGCCGTGCACCCCGTTGATGTACGCGGTGACATCGAGGTTCACGATGTCACCGTCCCGCAGCACGGTGGAGTCCGGGATGCCGTGACAGATGACTTCGTTGAGCGAGGAGCAGAGCGACTTCGGGAAACCCCGGTAGCCGAGCGTCGACGGGTACGCGCCGTGATCGACCATGAAGTCGTGGGCGACCCGGTCGAGCTCGTCGGTGGTGACACCCGGAGCGATGTGCTTCGCGGCCTCCTCCATCGCCTGTGCGGCGATACGGCCCGCGATCCGCATCCGCTCGACGGTCTCGGCATCCTGGATCTCCGGGCCGGTGTAGGGCGCCGGAGCCGGCTTGCCCACATACTCGGGG belongs to Streptomyces finlayi and includes:
- the efeO gene encoding iron uptake system protein EfeO, whose protein sequence is MRAVRLSVVTAAATVAALTAVTGCAEKSDAKGDGAVQVVAKDDSCEVSKTKIPAGHVELAVENKGSKVTEVYVLFPDDRIVTERENIGPGTKATITAEVKAGSYEIACKPGMKGHGIRQKIEVTGAAAAERSPEMDKAVAEYRTYVQAQADETLPRVKVFTDAVAAGDIEAAKKAYADSRIGWERTEPVAESFGDIDPKVDVRADGLEEGQEWTGWHRLEKALWQDEKLGAEEKALAPVLYKDLVDWQNRVGKAEITSTSMANGAKELLDEVATGKVTGEEERYSHTDLVDFKANVEGAEKSYALLKPVASKNDAALTASLDTQFAALNTLLDTYREDKDSYEFTPYDKVGKADRKELLDAVNALAEPLSRLAAAVTK
- a CDS encoding PhzF family phenazine biosynthesis protein, which produces MNDFGVPDGIDVLRVFCGPDGRHGNALGVVREGGAYPGEASRQTLARTLGFSETVFVDDPERGRVDIYTPGLRLPFAGHPLVGAAWLLDLEVLELPVGDVFARQDGEFTWITARPEWAPPRALEQYASAAEVEALTGPPPGEGWLYVWAWEDEAGGRVRARAFPRRGEGIVEDEATGAAALLLSAALGRALNIRQGRGSQILTAPGPDGTVEVGGRVLLLRAVPAAV
- a CDS encoding biliverdin-producing heme oxygenase, translating into MDAPGTATPFSTLIRTASHQQHTEAETSTFMGDLLGGRLGVDAYTRYTEQLWFVYRALEDGAESLRSDPAAGPFIRSELMRSTELERDLAHLRGPGWREGLAPLPATAAYAERVAECARTWPAGYIAHHYTRYLGDLSGGQIIRDKAEKTWGFARKGDGVRFYVFEEIANPAAFKRGYRELLDAVDADDLEKQRIIDECKRAFALNTAVFRELGEVFPLSA
- the efeB gene encoding iron uptake transporter deferrochelatase/peroxidase subunit translates to MSQDARNPSGAPDRSSPDGHHGPSRRALLGWGGSGLALGAVAAGGAVAAVRSEGATAPVGPSGAEVPFHGPHQAGIATAVQDRLHFAAFDVTTQDRARLAALLQEWTRAAELMTAGHPVGEGAYGGLPEAPPDDTGEALGLKPSRLTLTIGFGPSLFAKGRFGLEDRRPEALVELPKFPGDNLDASRSGGDLCVQACADDPQVAVHAIRNLARIGMGRTAIRWSQLGFGKTSSTTPEEQTPRNMMGFKDGTRNVSGTDAAALKKHVWVGERDGSGWMSAGSYLVARRIRMHIETWDRAPLQEQEDIFGRDKGEGAPVGKAKERDEPFLKAMLPSAHVRLAHPDTNDGATILRRGYSFTDGTDGLGRLDAGLFFLAYQRDVRTGFIPVQRSLAAHDALNEYIQHVGSAVFAVPPGVRDKDDWWGRALFS
- the map gene encoding type I methionyl aminopeptidase; the encoded protein is MSGQSLLVPGEITPIRSVPGNIRRPEYVGKPAPAPYTGPEIQDAETVERMRIAGRIAAQAMEEAAKHIAPGVTTDELDRVAHDFMVDHGAYPSTLGYRGFPKSLCSSLNEVICHGIPDSTVLRDGDIVNLDVTAYINGVHGDNNATYLCGEVDEESRLLVERTREALSRAIKAVRPGRQINVIGRVIESYAKRFGYGVVRDFTGHGINSSFHSGLIVPHYDSPHATTVMQPGMTFTIEPMLTLGTHEHDMWDDGWTVVTKDRRRTAQFEHTLVVTETGAEILTLP
- the efeU gene encoding iron uptake transporter permease EfeU, coding for MFGNYLIGLREGLEASLVVCVLVAYLVKTERRDALRPVWTGIGIACAISLAFGAALEFGSQEMTFKAQEALGGSLSIIAVCLVTWMVFWMRRTARHLKAELHGKLDAALAMGTGALVATAFLAVGREGLETALFVWASVRASGEGSSSPLIGVLLGIATAVVLGWLFYRGALRINLARFFTWTGGMLVVVAAGVLAYGVHDLQEAEFLAGLRNKAFDVSAAVPPDSWYGTLLKGVFNFQPDPTVLQVTVWALYLVPTLALFLAPVGFGRSVRATDQKAQKATDEKAGATGGGARDGDSAERDGERLRDGARRAGSRTGSDEV